A genomic window from Lotus japonicus ecotype B-129 chromosome 1, LjGifu_v1.2 includes:
- the LOC130736321 gene encoding receptor-like protein kinase FERONIA: MMRLTPTFLYFSLSLVTLSTYLQAYLRVDHFTISCGYSGYDYSFDGERTWAVDTDSKILSPQHISTIVTASANTLGPSINRIPYSTARLSRSQFNYSFPVITPGPKFLRLFFYPASYNRGSFNREDTSFTVESNGFTLLKDFNASLTADAEGLDTIFKEYTINVNDGESPDLTLTPTTSSSYAFINGIEVLSMPSDLYYTPSTNPGFKLVGYQDSALYSAITSTTLETSYRIKVGVQSISPSKDTGLFRTWEAKDDFYLRTPSALDTIPLDLTGTMNITVSPDYAAPKDLYRTTRDMGLNKTLNKMLNLTWVFPVDAGFTYMLRLHFCELDPAITDTGDRVFFIYVAGKVAEDHADVMKWSSNQKGVAVQRNYAVIIPKNDDNHKKVNLSLQMHPYGEYKDTTYSDPFLNGLEIFKISDLASNNLAGSNPDLVQALPNLQLPSTGKKTQQLNNCYRGFFYCISVCFCFNFKSTFGPHDFELCKMSP; the protein is encoded by the coding sequence ATGATGAGATTAACACCGACCTTCCTCTACTTCTCACTATCTCTCGTTACACTCTCCACCTATCTCCAAGCCTACCTCCGAGTGGATCATTTCACCATCAGTTGCGGCTATAGCGGCTACGACTACTCCTTCGACGGCGAAAGGACATGGGCAGTGGACACTGACTCAAAGATCTTATCTCCTCAACACATCTCAACAATAGTCACAGCTTCAGCAAACACGTTAGGCCCTTCCATCAACCGAATCCCCTACAGCACAGCTCGGTTGTCCCGCTCCCAATTCAACTACTCCTTCCCCGTCATCACCCCAGGCCCCAAATTCCTCCGTCTCTTCTTCTACCCAGCTTCATACAATCGCGGCAGCTTCAACCGCGAAGACACGTCCTTCACAGTCGAATCCAACGGATTTACCCTACTCAAGGACTTCAACGCTTCACTCACCGCTGATGCTGAAGGACTTGATACCATCTTCAAAGAATACACCATCAACGTGAACGACGGTGAAAGCCCTGACTTGACTCTCACTCCAACCACGAGCTCttcctatgctttcatcaaCGGAATTGAGGTTTTATCCATGCCTAGTGACCTCTACTACACACCTTCCACCAACCCAGGATTCAAGCTCGTGGGTTATCAAGACAGCGCTTTGTATAGCGCTATAACCAGCACTACACTGGAGACAAGTTACCGAATCAAAGTTGGAGTGCAATCAATCTCACCCAGCAAAGACACGGGCTTGTTCAGAACCTGGGAAGCCAAGGATGACTTTTATTTAAGAACACCGAGCGCACTGGATACTATACCTTTAGATTTGACGGGTACGATGAACATCACCGTGAGCCCTGATTATGCCGCACCCAAAGACCTATACAGGACAACACGTGACATGGGCCTAAACAAAACTCTGAACAAAATGCTGAACCTGACTTGGGTGTTCCCTGTTGATGCTGGCTTCACCTATATGCTCAGGCTCCACTTCTGCGAGCTTGATCCTGCAATCACCGACACCGGCGACAGGGTGTTCTTCATATATGTGGCGGGCAAGGTTGCAGAGGATCACGCTGATGTTATGAAATGGTCCAGCAATCAAAAAGGGGTAGCTGTTCAAAGAAATTATGCAGTGATAATTCCAAAGAATGATGATAATCATAAAAAGGTGAATCTCTCTCTCCAAATGCATCCTTATGGAGAATACAAAGATACAACATACAGTGACCCCTTCTTGAACGGGCTTGAAATTTTCAAGATCAGCGACCTAGCATCCAACAACCTAGCCGGATCCAACCCAGACCTGGTTCAGGCTTTGCCCAACCTGCAACTTCCAAGCACGGGTAAGAAAACGCAACAACTCAACAACTGTTATAGGGGGTTCTTCTACTGCATAAGTGTGTGTTTCTGTTTCAACtttaaaagcacttttggtccccatgATTTCGAATTGTGTAAAATGAGtccttaa